Proteins co-encoded in one Brassica oleracea var. oleracea cultivar TO1000 chromosome C4, BOL, whole genome shotgun sequence genomic window:
- the LOC106339994 gene encoding auxin-responsive protein SAUR32, giving the protein MGTGEKNLKSFHLHRKQTVKNKDIPKGCLAIKVGSQGEEQQRFIVPILYFNHPLFMQLLKEAEDEYGFDQKGTITIPCHVAEFRYVQALIDGERMVYHGNKNHLHKHSGRELYHPLVGCFRA; this is encoded by the coding sequence ATGGGGACTGGAGAAAAAAACCTGAAAAGCTTCCATTTACATCGCAAACAAACGGTCAAAAACAAAGATATTCCAAAAGGATGCTTAGCGATCAAAGTTGGATCACAAGGAGAAGAGCAGCAAAGATTTATAGTTCCTATTTTGTATTTTAATCATCCGTTGTTCATGCAGCTCTTGAAAGAAGCAGAAGATGAGTATGGATTCGATCAAAAGGGCACCATCACGATCCCTTGCCACGTGGCTGAGTTTCGTTACGTTCAAGCTTTGATTGATGGAGAGAGAATGGTTTATCATGGTAATAAGAACCATCTTCATAAACATAGCGGTCGTGAGCTGTATCATCCTCTTGTTGGATGTTTTAGAGCGTGA